In Mercenaria mercenaria strain notata chromosome 14, MADL_Memer_1, whole genome shotgun sequence, the following are encoded in one genomic region:
- the LOC128548501 gene encoding uncharacterized protein LOC128548501 → MATANTQNRVYLFRLQVLIIDGGLLVLRNILDQKLNVQNISLSTCLSQEKTTITDLKRKNVITQVQFDQLYPPPGGKLPSTVDFDITLIICLLRNLKCCGFNPKFKWNVIPNASDVSVEADTYRLKLYRNEISHISTTTGIKLTDFRFKWTEIEQILLRLNNSVINPVPNLQQTIDDIKQSPLDPEAEERIQKEVDEWRKLEKGVEVDLIQVKVDAQAIKEDVKQQHTSMQKIEKRTSEHAELIRGTQNKIAKLEKQITKNKESTQKQKGKTSHSLTYSTTSPKRPSL, encoded by the exons ATGGCAACTGCAAACACTCAAAATCGAGTTTACCTTTTCCGTCTACAAGTGCTTATAATAGATGGAGGACTTCTAGTATTACGCAATATACTAGACCAGAAGCTCAACGTTCAGAACATCTCTTTGAGCACATGTCTGAGTCAAGAAAAGACGACAATTACAGacctgaaaagaaaaaatgtaataactcaAGTCCAATTTGATCAACTGTATCCGCCGCCAGGAGGAAAACTTCCATCCACAGTAGACTTTGACATTACGCTTATAATATGCCTTCTTAGGAATCTCAAATGTTGTGGTTTCAATCCAAAATTCAAGTGGAATGTTATTCCGAATGCATCAGACGTATCAGTGGAGGCTGATACCTACAGACTCAAATTGTACAGGAATGAG ATCAGTCATATCTCGACGACAACAGGAATAAAATTGACAGATTTCCGTTTTAAGTGGACCGAGATAGAACAG ATTCTTTTGAGGCTTAACAATTCGGTGATAAATCCGGTTCCAAACTTACAGCAGACAATTGATGATATTAAACAAAGTCCACTAGATCCAGAAGCAGAGGAAAGGATACAAAAAGAAGTGGATGAGTGGAGAAAACTTGAAAAGGGTGTAGAGGTCGATTTAATACAAGTGAAAGTAGATGCTCAAGCCATAAAGGAGGATGTGAAGCAACAACACACTAGTATGCAGAAGATAGAGAAGCGCACGTCAGAACATGCAGAACTTATAAGGGGTACACAAAACAAGATAGCTaaacttgaaaaacaaataacCAAGAACAAGGAatcaacacaaaaacagaaaGGTAAGACCAGCCATTCACTTACATATAGTACAACCTCTCCAAAGCGGCCCTCTCTTTAG